From Streptomyces sp. NBC_00775, one genomic window encodes:
- a CDS encoding ATP-binding cassette domain-containing protein — MDSPHGLGVTAEDFGLRGPRGWAFRGVRVDAEPGSLIAIEGPSGSGRTCLLLALTGRMKPTEGTAVVGPSKLPKQMAAVRRVSALAHVPGVTDLDPALTVGEHLSERALLQRRFGGSLRGLLRPRAERAGEAKLRIDTALAAAGLDRESLPKGSRTAVRDLERLEALRLSVALALIGRPRLLGVDDTDLKLSDAERAEVWALLKSLTESGTTVVAVCSEAPEGATVASTQSTQSAQSGESTKSAQGKETADALAQTGRA, encoded by the coding sequence GTGGACAGTCCGCACGGACTGGGCGTCACGGCCGAGGACTTCGGGCTCAGGGGACCCCGCGGCTGGGCGTTCCGGGGGGTCCGCGTCGACGCGGAGCCCGGCTCGTTGATCGCGATCGAGGGGCCCTCCGGATCCGGCCGTACATGTCTGCTGCTCGCGCTCACGGGCCGGATGAAGCCCACCGAGGGGACGGCCGTCGTGGGCCCGTCGAAGCTGCCGAAGCAGATGGCCGCGGTGCGTCGCGTGAGCGCGCTCGCGCACGTGCCCGGCGTCACCGACCTCGACCCGGCCCTGACCGTCGGGGAGCATCTGAGCGAACGGGCGCTGTTGCAGCGGCGGTTCGGCGGCTCCCTGCGGGGGCTGCTGCGGCCCAGGGCGGAGCGGGCCGGCGAGGCGAAGCTGCGGATCGACACCGCGCTGGCCGCCGCGGGGCTCGACCGGGAGTCCCTGCCCAAGGGTTCCCGGACCGCCGTACGCGATCTGGAGCGGCTGGAAGCGCTGCGGCTGTCCGTGGCGCTGGCGCTCATCGGCCGTCCGCGTCTCCTTGGCGTCGACGACACCGACCTCAAGCTGTCGGACGCCGAACGGGCCGAAGTCTGGGCCCTGTTGAAGTCGCTCACCGAGTCCGGCACCACGGTGGTGGCGGTGTGCAGCGAGGCCCCCGAGGGCGCCACCGTCGCGTCCACCCAGTCCACCCAGTCCGCCCAATCCGGCGAATCCACCAAATCCGCCCAAGGTAAGGAGACGGCCGATGCGCTCGCCCAGACTGGCCGCGCTTGA
- a CDS encoding SAV_6107 family HEPN domain-containing protein: protein MASSSAAAAHRRRATGPAPSLTGPASDVHPVLRRATAPPAALDLLAQARAGLEEATALETPNERYATAHLAALRTAAAVLAARGRPETTPRRRARIRSAWEVLPEIAPELTEWSALFASGATRRARAEAGIQGAARSRDADDLIRDVAMFLRLVERMLVLQPVLPQPRQEGDREIPDAG from the coding sequence ATGGCCAGCTCTTCCGCAGCCGCCGCCCACCGGCGCCGCGCCACCGGCCCTGCCCCCTCACTGACCGGCCCGGCGAGCGATGTGCACCCCGTGCTGCGCCGGGCCACGGCCCCGCCCGCCGCCCTCGATCTGCTCGCCCAGGCCCGCGCCGGACTCGAAGAGGCGACGGCCCTGGAAACGCCCAACGAGCGGTACGCGACGGCCCACTTGGCCGCCCTGCGCACCGCCGCCGCCGTCCTCGCCGCCCGGGGCCGCCCGGAGACCACGCCCCGCCGCAGGGCCCGTATCCGCAGCGCCTGGGAAGTGCTCCCCGAAATCGCGCCCGAACTCACCGAGTGGAGCGCCCTGTTCGCCTCCGGCGCCACCCGTCGCGCCCGCGCCGAGGCGGGCATCCAGGGCGCGGCCCGCAGCCGCGACGCCGACGACCTGATACGCGACGTGGCGATGTTCCTGCGCCTCGTCGAACGCATGCTGGTGCTGCAACCCGTGCTTCCCCAGCCCCGACAGGAGGGAGACCGCGAGATCCCGGATGCGGGCTGA